The Candida albicans SC5314 chromosome 5, complete sequence genome includes a region encoding these proteins:
- the AGA1 gene encoding Aga1p (Protein with some similarity to agglutinin subunit; expression regulated upon white-opaque switch; Spider biofilm induced), giving the protein MVSASTIKVLPPANGKKLWRVRKSTPNTHQRSNSLPGNKSTTSPILSKSNRSCSTSSIASTTATANNNTNNSSPMQSSSIECLNNSLKIVAAASKFTIKRPPLRRPKNKPGKPKDFVFVDLSPVQSDISSESESNTATITVSKSRRSSNSGSSVTKANLINVPVLPTNVAPATPMTTSNSINSINEYDIYGKTQVNDAYAAAAAAPMEPSLSNDGFGLPSPVESLDDFLISEFDLWENEVNWQSMIPNTQQQQPQQQQATSPAVSPILPTESQQQGQYQEYFDIVSIVQQQQEQIQKLQQQLQQITKTNSDNGNTLAQVDMINSLINNANSIPITASTAATTATTNGFMDFVF; this is encoded by the coding sequence ATGGTTTCTGCATCAACTATCAAAGTCTTACCACCTGCtaatggaaaaaaattatggAGAGTTAGAAAATCAACTCCAAACACTCATCAACGTAGCAATAGCTTACCAGGAAATAAATCTACAACTTCCCCAATACTTCTGAAATCTAACAGATCATGTTCTACTTCATCAATTGCATCTACCACTGCTACTGCcaacaataataccaaCAATTCATCACCAATGCAAAGctcatcaattgaatgtttaaacaattcattgaaaattgttgctgctgcttcAAAATTCACTATCAAAAGACCACCTTTGAGAAGaccaaaaaacaaaccaGGTAAACCAAAggattttgtttttgttgatttatcacCAGTTCAATCTGATATTTCAAGTGAATCTGAATCTAACACTGCTACTATTACTGTTTCCAAATCAAGAAGATCTAGCAATAGTGGAAGTTCTGTTACTAAAgctaatttaattaatgtgCCGGTTCTTCCTACTAATGTTGCACCAGCTACTCCAATGACTACttctaattcaataaattcaatcaatgaGTACGATATCTATGGCAAAACTCAAGTAAATGATGCTTATGCTGCCGCTGCTGCTGCCCCAATGGAACCACTGTTATCCAATGATGGATTTGGATTACCATCACCAGTTGAATCATTAGATGATTTCTTGATTagtgaatttgatttatggGAAAATGAAGTGAATTGGCAATCAATGATTCCAAAcactcaacaacaacaaccacagcaacaacaggCTACTAGTCCTGCTGTGTCGCCTATACTTCCTACTGAAAGTCAACAACAAGGACAATATcaagaatattttgatattgtgCTGATtgtacaacaacaacaagaacaaatacagaaattacaacaacaattacaacaaataacaaaaacCAACAGTGATAATGGTAATACTTTAGCACAAGTTGATATgatcaattcattaattaacaATGCTAACAGTATACCAATAACGGCTAGTACTGCTGCTACTACTGCTACAACTAATGGATTTATGGACTTTGTGTTTTAG